The Bacillus thuringiensis genomic interval GACCAAGAAAGATAACTTAGTGAAGTTTTTCCTGTCTTTTTTTGTTCAACTTTACTATTTACATTAATTGCATTAAGCTGTTCAAATACGCTCATTCGATAACCTCTTCTTTCCAACCTTGGCTTTTAAGCTCTAAGGCTTTTATCAAATCAGATTCACTAGATAAATAAAACTCCGAAGCATAGTTTTTTGACAAAGTATGGAAAGCATGCCCAAAGTAAAGTTTACCTTTCTCGCTTGCATGATTTGCTTCATTAAATTCTAAATACATTACTGACACTTTTTCCTGTGCTGTATCTGAAAGCTCATAAAAGTTATCTTTCTCTTTTTTAAGTTTTTCAGTAACTTTTTTAACAACTTCTTCTAGCTGTTCTTTATCAAATTTAATGTTAATTGTTTCCATTTTCTCCTCTTTCTATAATAAATAACTCTTTAGTCATTGTTCGTTCCATTTCTATTTCTATTTCACAACTCTTGAAATAATGCTATTGGCTTTCTTATCAGAGTATGGACCTACATATTCTTTTAAAGCAGCTATAACGCATTCTTTTGTATACTCTTGCATTTGCTCTGCTGTGTATACATCAACTTCTTCTATATATTCATTTAATTCGGACATATCTTTATAAAGCCTAAACTCACCAGTAAAAATCTTTGTTCTTCCTACCGCTTCAATCTCACTTAGTTTCATCTATACATTCCTCTTTCTACAATAAATGTATTTCCTTGTCTTGAAATATCTATATCATATTTAAGTAGTTGCAAAATATAACCTTTACCCCAATAGCTCCATAATTCACTTATTAAGCCATACAAGCACTCGTTAGGTTCTGCCCTATACTTTGTCTCATTCATTTCTTCAAGCTCTTTAGACAGCTTTCTGACACCTCTAGCATAATGCTTACTAGCTTTTTCTTCTGCCCTTAAACTTTTGTAATTGCTTTTCATATATGAACTCTCTGATGTCTTCTTTCTGCTGTTTTTCCTCTTTATCAGACCAACCAACTTTTTGGCCTTTTCGCTTGCCACTTTGATAAACTCGTCTGTTATCATCAGGAAAGCCATTTTTTTCAAAGTACATTCTAGCATATTCAAAGTAATTTAAGCTGTTGATGTACTGCTGACTATCCTTTTTGTGATAATTAAGAGTTATCAATCGCCTTTCAGCTAGTGATTCAAAAGATGTTATCATACTTCTTCTTCAACGAAACCTAAAGCTAACAAAGCTTTATATTCCTCGCTGCCTTCTTTAACTTCAAGAGCATCTTGCTCGAATTTTGTTAATTGTTTAGACTGTCCAGCATAATATAATGCAGTTCCTCCGCTACTTATCAGAGAAGTTATAAAACTTAAATTTAGGTTCAATAACTTCATAACCGTTAATGACAGCTTCAACCATTTTCAATTGCTCGTAACACTCAAAAGCACTACTTGGACATTTATCGCCGCCTATCCAATTGTATCCATAACCAAAACGAGTGATGTGACAAAGCGCTCGTTTTTTGTTTATTTCATCTTCAAGGTTTACAAAAGTTTCAAGATAATCAGCTTGTTTTTGCGTTAATTTGACTACCATTTGTTAGTTCTCC includes:
- a CDS encoding DUF7413 domain-containing protein, whose protein sequence is MASEKAKKLVGLIKRKNSRKKTSESSYMKSNYKSLRAEEKASKHYARGVRKLSKELEEMNETKYRAEPNECLYGLISELWSYWGKGYILQLLKYDIDISRQGNTFIVERGMYR